Proteins from a single region of Gasterosteus aculeatus chromosome 20, fGasAcu3.hap1.1, whole genome shotgun sequence:
- the LOC120810341 gene encoding peroxisomal carnitine O-octanoyltransferase, with protein MDNHPSESLAERTFQYQSSMPSLPVPSLEMSLSKYLNAVRPFAREDEFKATVDIVRTFQEGVGKELHHKLLQRAETKKNWLEESWLDAAYLEVRVPSQLNVNFCGPAPYLEHCWPPEEGTQLQRASISTWHTLQYWDLIRTERLPPQKSGNTVLDMDQFRMLFNTCKVPGVKKDTIRNYFKTEREGPCPSHLIVICRGRIFTFDAVCDGQILTPPELLRQLIYVKQCCEGEPEGDGVAALTSEERTRWALAREHLISIDPQHNGTILETIQSSLFVVSLDETTPYSTPDNYTSLTTEALTGNPAIRWGDKSYNALSFADGTFGSTCDHAPYDGIVLISMCWHLDQKIKDTEGKWRGSDTVRPVPRPEEMVFTVDEKVHSDIRHAKRQYYESAQDMQIVCYAFTAFGKAAIKQKKLHPDTFVQLAMQLAYQKMHKRPGSCYETAMTRKFYHGRTETMRPCTQEAVNWCKAMMDNTCDVDARRKAMRLAFIKHNKLMAEAQEGKGFDRHLLGLYLIAKEEGQPTPELFLDPLYAKSGGGGNFVLSSSLAGYTTVLGAGAPMVHRGYGFFYRIRDDRIVVSISAWKSCRETDAASLFNNFCSSLHEMFHLATTSQL; from the exons ATGGATAATCATCCGTCAGAGTCCCTAGCGGAGCGGACCTTTCAGTACCAAAGCAGCATGCCGTCCTTGCCTGTCCCGTCACTAGAGATGAGCCTCTCAAAGTACCTAAATGCAG TTCGACCCTTTGCACGTGAGGACGAGTTTAAGGCTACAGTGGACATAGTTCGGACATTTCAAGAGGGAGTTGGCAAAGAGCTGCACCACAAACTACTGCAAAGAGCCGAGACAAAGAAGAACTGG ctGGAAGAGTCGTGGTTGGATGCTGCGTATCTTGAGGTCCGCGTCCCCTCTCAGCTGAATGTGAACTTTTGCGGCCCGGCGCCCTACCTGGAGCACTGCTGGCCCCCGGAAGAGGGAACTCAACTGCAGAGGGCCAGTATCAGCACCTGGCACACACTACAGTACTGGGACCTGATCCGCAC GGAAAGACTCCCTCCCCAAAAATCTGGCAACACTGTATTAGATATGGACCAGTTCAGAATGTTGTTCAACACCTGCAAAGTTCCTGGAGTAAAGAAGGACACCATTCGTAACTACTTCAAGACCG AGCGTGAAGGTCCATGCCCCTCCCATTTGATAGTCATCTGTCGTGGAAGGATCTTCACATTTGACGCAGTCTGTGATGGACAAATTCTCACTCCTCCGGAACTACTGAG GCAGCTCATCTATGTGAAACAGTGCTGTGAGGGAGAGCCAGAGGGAGATGGAGTGGCTGCTCTCACTTCAGAAGAGAGGACTCGTTGGGCGCTG GCAAGGGAGCATCTAATAAGCATTGACCCACAACACAATGGCACAATCCTGGAGACCATCCAGAGCAGCCTGTTCGTTGTGTCCCTGGATGAAACCACTCCGTACTCCACTCCAGACAACTACACAAGT TTGACCACAGAAGCCCTCACTGGAAATCCCGCCATCCGCTGGGGTGACAAATCATACAATGCACTCTCCTTTGCAGACGGCACGTTTGGATCCACCTGTGAT CACGCACCATATGATGGCATCGTACTGATTTCTATGTGTTGGCATCTGGACCAGAAAATTAAGGACACAGAAGGCAAATGGAGG GGCTCAGACACAGTGAGACCCGTTCCCCGCCCCGAAGAGATGGTGTTCACGGTCGATGAAAAGGTCCATAGCGACATTCGCCACGCTAAACGGCAATACTATGAGTCG GCACAGGACATGCAGATTGTGTGTTACGCCTTCACAGCATTTGGAAAAGCAGCCATCAAACAAAAGAAGTTGCATCCAGACACCTTTGTTCAACTCGCTATGCAGTTGGCCTACCAGAAAATGCACAAAAG GCCTGGAAGTTGCTATGAGACCGCAATGACTCGCAAGTTCTACCACGGCAGGACAGAGACGATGCGACCCTGCACCCAGGAGGCTGTGAACTGGTGCAAAGCCATGATGGACAACACATGTGac GTTGATGCAAGGAGGAAAGCCATGAGGCTGGCCTTcattaaacacaacaaactgaTGGCTGAAGCCCAGGAAGGAAAAG GTTTTGACAGGCATCTTCTCGGGCTGTATCTGATTGCCAAAGAGGAGGGACAACCCACTCCAGAACTCTTCCTGGACCCCCTCTATGCAAAAAG tggtggtggtggtaactTTGTGCTGTCGTCCAGTCTGGCGGGCTACACTACAGTTCTGGGGGCCGGGGCTCCCATGGTGCACCGCGGCTATGGCTTCTTCTATCGTATTAGAGAtgacag GATTGTAGTCTCCATCTCAGCGTGGAAATCTTGCCGTGAGACCGATGCTGCGTCATTATTCAACAATTTCTGTAGCTCCTTGCATGAGATGTTCCACTTGGCCACCACATCTCAGCTATAA